In Aeromicrobium marinum DSM 15272, one genomic interval encodes:
- a CDS encoding MBL fold metallo-hydrolase, whose protein sequence is MSDSLEITPLSVGPMDNIAYLLRCTTTGEQVMIDAANDADRLLDLVGDGGLARVVTTHRHGDHWQALAEVVSATGAETVAGEADADELPVPVDVRVRTGARVRVGSCELEVIGLVGHTPGSIALAYDDPDGVVHLFTGDSLFPGGVGKTWSPEDFTRLIDDVERELFDRFDDDTQVYPGHGAGTTLGAERPHLAEWRERGW, encoded by the coding sequence ATGAGCGACTCGCTGGAGATCACGCCCCTGTCCGTCGGTCCGATGGACAACATCGCCTACCTGCTGCGCTGCACGACCACCGGCGAACAGGTCATGATCGACGCCGCCAACGACGCCGACCGGCTGCTCGACCTGGTGGGTGACGGAGGTCTCGCCCGGGTGGTCACGACCCACCGGCACGGGGACCACTGGCAGGCCCTGGCCGAGGTCGTGTCGGCGACGGGGGCCGAGACCGTCGCGGGCGAGGCCGATGCCGACGAGCTGCCGGTCCCCGTCGACGTCCGGGTGCGCACCGGCGCCCGGGTGCGGGTCGGGTCCTGCGAGCTGGAGGTCATCGGACTGGTCGGTCACACGCCGGGCTCGATCGCGCTCGCCTACGACGACCCCGACGGGGTGGTGCACCTGTTCACCGGCGACTCGCTCTTCCCCGGTGGCGTCGGCAAGACCTGGTCGCCGGAGGACTTCACCCGACTGATCGACGACGTCGAGCGCGAGCTGTTCGACCGCTTCGACGACGACACGCAGGTGTACCCGGGCCACGGCGCGGGGACCACCCTCGGTGCCGAGCGGCCGCACCTGGCCGAGTGGCGCGAGCGGGGATGGTGA
- a CDS encoding cytochrome P450, whose protein sequence is MSQVRARLSSLVSGWISEFVVRRIRKKGIDLSRLSFIPAETKIPLQRVGMDPLPQMQQWREQQPMRRLDLPFDFTAYLVTGHEQTRAVLTDAQHYSTDIRHLFLGDGPATSDDIGGLGFTDPPVHTRLRKIITPEFTMRRLARLGPAIETTVDRQLDVLGAAAAGGVPVDLAEHLAFPVPFQTICDLLGLDYEDRATFAGLGSARFDATNGAAAAFGAVSAQREFLFDAVARQRVEPGPGLIGQIIRSEGDAITDVDLAGLADGVFTGGYETTAGMIALGTIVLLRDPAYAALVREGTPEDVDRVVEELLRYLAVVQVAFPRFARRDMELFGTRVKAGDVILASLSAANRDPAAAGGRPEEFDPLRVPTSGHLAFGHGIHRCIGAELARMELREVLPQLLRRFPDLALAKPESELSFRQLSFVFGVDELPVTL, encoded by the coding sequence GTGTCTCAGGTCAGAGCGCGGCTGTCGTCGCTGGTGTCGGGGTGGATCAGCGAGTTCGTCGTCCGTCGCATCCGCAAGAAGGGCATCGACCTGTCGAGGCTCTCGTTCATCCCCGCGGAGACCAAGATCCCCCTGCAACGCGTGGGCATGGACCCCCTGCCGCAGATGCAGCAGTGGCGTGAGCAGCAGCCGATGCGCCGGCTCGACCTGCCGTTCGACTTCACGGCCTACCTCGTGACCGGGCACGAGCAGACGCGCGCGGTCCTCACCGATGCGCAGCACTACTCCACCGACATCCGGCACCTGTTCCTCGGCGACGGTCCGGCGACGTCGGACGATATCGGGGGTCTCGGGTTCACCGACCCGCCGGTGCACACCCGGCTCCGCAAGATCATCACGCCGGAGTTCACGATGCGCCGTCTCGCCCGTCTCGGGCCGGCGATCGAGACGACGGTCGACCGCCAGCTCGACGTGCTCGGAGCGGCCGCCGCGGGTGGCGTGCCCGTCGACCTCGCGGAGCACCTCGCCTTTCCTGTCCCCTTCCAGACCATCTGCGACCTGCTGGGTCTGGACTACGAGGACAGGGCCACCTTCGCCGGTCTCGGCAGCGCCCGGTTCGACGCCACCAACGGTGCTGCCGCCGCCTTCGGCGCCGTCTCGGCCCAGCGGGAGTTCCTGTTCGACGCGGTCGCCCGCCAGCGGGTCGAGCCGGGACCCGGTCTCATCGGGCAGATCATCCGGTCCGAGGGCGACGCGATCACCGACGTCGACCTCGCCGGTCTCGCCGACGGCGTGTTCACCGGCGGGTACGAGACCACGGCCGGCATGATCGCGCTCGGCACGATCGTGCTGCTGCGCGACCCGGCCTACGCGGCCCTGGTCCGGGAGGGAACCCCCGAGGACGTCGACCGGGTGGTCGAGGAGCTCCTGAGGTACCTGGCGGTCGTGCAGGTCGCCTTCCCCCGGTTCGCGCGTCGCGACATGGAGCTGTTCGGCACGCGGGTCAAGGCCGGCGACGTCATCCTCGCCTCGCTCAGCGCTGCCAACCGCGACCCCGCCGCGGCCGGCGGGCGTCCCGAGGAGTTCGACCCCCTGCGGGTGCCGACCAGCGGCCACCTCGCGTTCGGGCACGGCATCCATCGCTGCATCGGCGCCGAGCTGGCCCGCATGGAGCTGCGCGAGGTCCTGCCCCAGCTGCTCCGGCGCTTTCCCGACCTCGCCCTCGCCAAGCCCGAGAGCGAGCTGTCGTTCCGCCAGCTCAGCTTCGTGTTCGGGGTCGACGAGCTCCCCGTGACCCTCTGA
- a CDS encoding APC family permease, whose product MASTTPEQTGQTELKRVMGPKLLLLFIVGDILGTGVYALTGQVAGEVGGAAWVPFLVAFGVATLTAFSYLELVTKYPRAAGAALYVHKAIGIHFVTFIVLFTVMSSGITSASTASRAFAVNMLTAFGGGEAPDPADPALLVIALGFLLLVMFINFRGVAESVGTNVVLTLVELSGLLLVIFIGLYFVVGNEANWDAVVAFDSPDDKNTWVAITTATSLAFFAMVGFEDSVNMAEETKDPVRIFPRMMLTGLGLAAVIYVLISILAVAIVPVGDLANSETPLVTVVQTAAPDFPIGDLLPVISMFAVANSALINMMMASRLLYGMSKQGVLPKFLSHVHPGRRTPWAAIVFTTVIGLGLITFVSADPDSSVVALLGGTTSLLLLAVFTVVNVAVLVLRRDPVDHEHFRTRTPIAVLGAISCFYLVLPYSGRDSQQYVIAGWLLVIGVLLWVATLAVNRATGVHAEFDPEDIPPHEIP is encoded by the coding sequence ATGGCGTCGACCACACCTGAGCAGACCGGGCAGACCGAGCTGAAGCGGGTGATGGGCCCCAAGTTGCTCCTGCTGTTCATCGTCGGGGACATCCTCGGGACCGGCGTGTACGCGCTGACCGGGCAGGTGGCCGGCGAGGTCGGTGGGGCCGCCTGGGTCCCGTTCCTGGTGGCGTTCGGCGTGGCCACGCTGACCGCCTTCAGCTACCTGGAGCTGGTCACCAAGTACCCGCGCGCCGCCGGCGCCGCGCTCTACGTGCACAAGGCGATCGGCATCCACTTCGTCACCTTCATCGTGCTGTTCACCGTGATGAGCTCCGGCATCACGTCGGCGTCGACGGCGTCTCGCGCGTTCGCCGTGAACATGCTGACCGCCTTCGGTGGCGGCGAGGCTCCCGACCCCGCCGACCCGGCCCTGCTCGTGATCGCCCTCGGGTTCCTGCTGCTGGTGATGTTCATCAACTTCCGCGGCGTCGCCGAGAGCGTCGGCACGAACGTGGTGCTCACCCTGGTCGAGCTGTCGGGCCTGCTCCTCGTGATCTTCATCGGGCTGTACTTCGTGGTGGGCAACGAGGCCAACTGGGACGCGGTCGTCGCCTTCGACTCCCCCGACGACAAGAACACCTGGGTCGCGATCACCACGGCGACCTCGCTGGCGTTCTTCGCGATGGTCGGCTTCGAGGACTCGGTCAACATGGCGGAGGAGACCAAGGACCCCGTGCGCATCTTCCCCCGGATGATGCTCACCGGCCTGGGTCTGGCCGCCGTCATCTACGTGCTGATCTCGATCCTGGCCGTGGCGATCGTGCCGGTCGGCGACCTCGCGAACAGCGAGACCCCGCTGGTCACGGTCGTGCAGACCGCCGCACCGGACTTCCCGATCGGCGACCTGCTGCCGGTCATCTCGATGTTCGCCGTAGCCAACTCCGCGCTGATCAACATGATGATGGCCAGCCGCCTGCTGTACGGCATGTCGAAGCAGGGCGTGCTGCCGAAGTTCCTCAGTCACGTGCACCCGGGGCGCCGGACCCCGTGGGCCGCCATCGTGTTCACGACGGTGATCGGCCTCGGTCTCATCACGTTCGTCAGTGCAGACCCCGACAGCTCGGTGGTCGCGCTGCTGGGTGGGACGACCTCGCTGCTGCTGCTGGCGGTGTTCACCGTGGTCAACGTCGCGGTCCTCGTCCTGCGCCGCGACCCGGTCGACCACGAGCACTTCCGCACCCGCACGCCCATCGCCGTGCTGGGGGCCATCTCGTGCTTCTACCTCGTGCTCCCCTACTCCGGCCGGGACAGCCAGCAGTACGTCATCGCGGGCTGGTTGCTGGTGATCGGCGTCCTGCTGTGGGTCGCGACCCTGGCGGTCAACCGGGCCACCGGCGTCCATGCCGAGTTCGATCCGGAGGACATCCCGCCGCACGAGATCCCGTGA
- a CDS encoding TerC family protein has product MDVSLLTWLVTIAVIAGFFVFDFYAHVRTPHAPTLRESGFWSAFYIAVSIVFGFIVFGIWGSTYGGEFFAGYVTEKALSVDNLFIFVIIMASFSVPREFQQKVLLIGIAMALVMRGIFIALGAAAINAYAWVFYLFGVFLIFTAVKLIRDHMTDDHAEDQQDSRLIRFVKKVLPTTDEYHGDKLLTKINGKRFVTPMLLTLVAIGLTDLLFALDSIPAIYGLTQEPYLVFTANAFALLGLRQLFFLIGGLLERLVFLSYGLSIILAFIGVKLILHALHENTLPFINGGEHVAVYEVSTGTSLLVILGVLVVTTVASLLKTKDRAKV; this is encoded by the coding sequence ATGGATGTGTCCCTGCTGACCTGGCTCGTCACCATCGCCGTGATCGCCGGCTTCTTCGTGTTCGACTTCTACGCCCACGTGCGGACGCCGCACGCCCCCACCCTGCGGGAGTCGGGCTTCTGGTCGGCGTTCTACATCGCGGTGTCGATCGTGTTCGGCTTCATCGTGTTCGGCATCTGGGGATCGACGTACGGGGGCGAGTTCTTCGCCGGCTACGTCACCGAGAAGGCCCTGTCCGTCGACAACCTGTTCATCTTCGTCATCATCATGGCGAGCTTCTCCGTGCCGCGGGAGTTCCAGCAGAAGGTGCTGCTGATCGGCATCGCGATGGCGCTGGTGATGCGCGGCATCTTCATCGCCCTCGGTGCCGCGGCGATCAACGCGTACGCCTGGGTGTTCTACCTGTTCGGCGTGTTCCTGATCTTCACCGCGGTGAAGCTGATCCGCGACCACATGACCGACGACCACGCCGAGGACCAGCAGGACAGCCGGCTGATCCGGTTCGTCAAGAAGGTGCTGCCCACCACCGACGAGTACCACGGCGACAAGCTCCTGACGAAGATCAACGGCAAGCGCTTCGTCACCCCGATGCTGCTGACGCTGGTCGCCATCGGTCTCACCGACCTGCTGTTCGCCCTCGACTCGATCCCCGCCATCTACGGCCTCACCCAGGAGCCGTACCTGGTCTTCACGGCCAACGCGTTCGCCCTGCTCGGCCTGCGACAGCTGTTCTTCCTCATCGGTGGCCTGCTGGAGCGGCTGGTCTTCCTGTCGTACGGGCTGTCGATCATCCTGGCGTTCATCGGCGTCAAGCTGATCCTGCACGCCCTGCACGAGAACACCCTGCCGTTCATCAACGGCGGCGAGCACGTGGCGGTCTACGAGGTGTCGACCGGCACCTCGCTGCTCGTGATCCTCGGGGTGCTGGTCGTGACGACCGTGGCGAGCCTGCTCAAGACCAAGGACCGCGCCAAGGTCTGA
- the uvrB gene encoding excinuclease ABC subunit UvrB produces MRPVSELQRQVAPIEVVSDYRPAGDQPAAIAELSRRIAEGAQDTVLLGATGTGKTATTAWLAEQIQRPMLVMMPNKLLAAQFANELRELLPNNAVEYFVSYYDYYQPEAYIAQSDTYIEKDSSVNEEVERLRHSATWSLLTRRDVIVVATVSCIYGLGSAQEYLERMIGFKVGEEMPRERLLRTLVEAQYVRNDVATTRGTFRVKGDTVEIFPVYQEHAVRVEFFGDEIERLMTLHPLTGEVLSDDTELYVGSATHYAAGPQTMQRAMGTIRLELEERLAELEGAGKLLEAQRLRMRTTYDLEMMEQVGTCAGIENYSRHMDQRGPGTPGHCLLDYFPDDFVLVVDESHVTIPQIGAMYEGDMSRKRSLVEHGFRLPSAMDNRPLKWDEFLDRIGQTVYLSATPGSYEMGRTGGDVVEQIIRPTGLIDPEVVVKPTSGQIDDLIGQIRERTERDERVLVTTLTKKMSEDLTDYLLEAGIRTRYLHSEVDTLRRVELLRELRMGEYDVLVGINLLREGLDLPEVSLVAILDADKEGFLRSGRSLIQTIGRAARNVSGQVIMYADRITDSMAQAIDETNRRREKQIAYNLEKGVDPQPLRKRIGDITDMLAREDADTETLLAATGDKRRRGAPVPLGEPSADRGGLPSGELAQLIEQLSEQMRAAAAELQFEVAARIRDEVSDLKKELRSMLQAGA; encoded by the coding sequence ATGAGGCCAGTGTCCGAGCTCCAGCGACAGGTGGCGCCCATCGAGGTCGTCTCGGACTACCGGCCGGCGGGCGACCAGCCGGCCGCCATCGCCGAGCTGAGCCGGCGGATCGCCGAGGGCGCCCAGGACACGGTGCTGCTCGGCGCCACCGGTACCGGCAAGACGGCCACCACGGCGTGGCTGGCCGAGCAGATCCAGCGTCCGATGCTGGTGATGATGCCCAACAAGCTGCTCGCGGCCCAGTTCGCCAACGAGCTGCGTGAACTGCTGCCGAACAACGCGGTCGAGTACTTCGTCTCGTACTACGACTACTACCAACCCGAGGCGTACATTGCGCAGAGCGACACCTACATCGAGAAGGACTCCTCGGTCAACGAGGAGGTCGAACGCCTCCGGCACTCCGCCACCTGGTCGTTGCTCACGCGCCGTGACGTGATCGTCGTCGCCACGGTGTCCTGCATCTACGGCCTCGGTTCGGCGCAGGAGTACCTCGAGCGGATGATCGGCTTCAAGGTCGGTGAGGAGATGCCGCGCGAGCGTCTGCTGCGGACCCTGGTCGAGGCCCAGTACGTGCGCAACGACGTCGCCACGACCCGCGGCACCTTCCGCGTCAAGGGCGACACCGTCGAGATCTTCCCCGTGTACCAGGAGCACGCGGTCCGGGTGGAGTTCTTCGGCGACGAGATCGAACGCCTGATGACCCTGCACCCCCTCACCGGGGAGGTGCTCAGCGACGACACCGAGCTCTACGTCGGGTCGGCGACGCACTACGCCGCCGGTCCCCAGACGATGCAGCGAGCGATGGGCACCATCCGCCTCGAGCTGGAGGAGCGGCTCGCCGAGCTCGAGGGCGCCGGCAAGCTCCTGGAGGCGCAGCGTCTGCGCATGCGCACCACCTACGACCTGGAGATGATGGAGCAGGTCGGCACCTGCGCGGGCATCGAGAACTACTCGCGGCACATGGACCAGCGAGGGCCCGGCACCCCCGGTCACTGCCTGCTCGACTACTTCCCCGACGACTTCGTCCTGGTCGTCGACGAGTCGCACGTCACGATCCCGCAGATCGGTGCGATGTACGAGGGCGACATGTCCCGCAAGCGGTCGCTGGTCGAGCACGGCTTCCGTCTGCCCAGTGCCATGGACAACCGGCCGCTCAAGTGGGACGAGTTCCTCGACCGCATCGGCCAGACCGTCTACCTCTCGGCCACCCCCGGCAGCTACGAGATGGGCCGCACCGGCGGGGACGTCGTCGAGCAGATCATCCGGCCCACCGGTCTGATCGATCCCGAGGTCGTCGTGAAGCCCACCTCGGGCCAGATCGACGACCTGATCGGCCAGATCCGGGAGCGGACCGAGCGCGACGAGCGGGTGCTGGTCACGACCCTGACCAAGAAGATGTCCGAGGACCTCACCGACTACCTGCTGGAGGCGGGCATCCGCACCCGGTACCTGCACAGCGAGGTCGACACCCTGCGACGGGTCGAGCTGCTGCGTGAGCTGCGGATGGGCGAGTACGACGTCCTGGTGGGCATCAACCTGCTGCGGGAGGGGCTCGACCTCCCCGAGGTCAGCCTGGTGGCGATCCTCGACGCCGACAAGGAGGGGTTCCTGCGGTCGGGCCGCTCCCTGATCCAGACCATCGGTCGTGCGGCGCGCAACGTGTCGGGCCAGGTCATCATGTACGCCGACCGCATCACCGACTCCATGGCCCAGGCGATCGACGAGACCAACCGCCGACGTGAGAAGCAGATCGCCTACAACCTCGAGAAGGGCGTCGATCCCCAGCCTCTCCGCAAGCGGATCGGCGACATCACCGACATGCTCGCCCGCGAGGACGCGGACACCGAGACGCTGCTGGCCGCCACGGGCGACAAGCGGCGTCGCGGCGCCCCGGTTCCCCTGGGCGAGCCGTCCGCCGACCGGGGCGGCCTGCCGTCCGGCGAGCTCGCCCAGCTCATCGAGCAGCTGAGCGAGCAGATGCGGGCCGCCGCCGCCGAGCTGCAGTTCGAGGTCGCCGCCCGCATCCGCGACGAGGTCAGCGACCTGAAGAAGGAGCTGCGCTCGATGCTGCAGGCCGGGGCCTGA
- a CDS encoding TetR/AcrR family transcriptional regulator: protein MGVDERRAARRREIIDATRALFDERGVRDAQIDDIARAVGINRAIIYRHFSGKEELFAVTLVGYLEELAAHLRATVDETASPEARLGRLVHGFLAFGIDHPAFVDCAQTLLRRRGSELMEEVGAPAMIALGSAMNACLAPVVRTLTSGAEAGDFDVPDPTLLANLFYTQGLGALNLAHLQISVRQHDRGLPVADRVSFDDLEPYMVRSAVAMAKGDARLTPP from the coding sequence ATGGGAGTGGACGAGCGCCGCGCGGCACGCCGCCGCGAGATCATCGACGCGACCCGGGCCCTGTTCGACGAGCGCGGGGTGCGCGACGCCCAGATCGACGACATCGCCCGCGCCGTGGGGATCAACCGGGCGATCATCTACCGCCACTTCTCCGGCAAGGAGGAGCTCTTCGCGGTGACGCTCGTGGGCTACCTGGAGGAGCTGGCCGCCCACCTGCGCGCGACCGTCGACGAGACCGCGTCACCGGAGGCGCGGCTGGGCCGGTTGGTCCACGGCTTCCTGGCGTTCGGCATCGACCACCCGGCCTTCGTCGACTGCGCCCAGACGCTGCTGCGTCGACGGGGCTCGGAGCTGATGGAGGAGGTCGGCGCCCCGGCGATGATCGCGCTCGGCAGCGCGATGAACGCCTGCCTGGCGCCCGTCGTCCGGACCCTGACGAGCGGGGCGGAGGCCGGGGACTTCGACGTCCCCGACCCCACGCTGCTCGCGAATCTCTTCTACACCCAGGGGCTGGGGGCACTGAACCTCGCGCACCTGCAGATCTCGGTGCGCCAGCACGACCGGGGGCTCCCGGTCGCCGACCGGGTCTCGTTCGACGACCTGGAGCCCTACATGGTGCGCAGCGCCGTGGCGATGGCGAAGGGCGACGCGCGCCTCACGCCTCCATGA
- a CDS encoding acetyl-CoA C-acetyltransferase, with the protein MAESTPAKKAPAKKSPAKKAPAQKAAVKAAEAAGADTVRRVAVIGGNRIPFARSNTVYTAASNQDMLTAALDGLVDRFGLEGERAGEFVAGAVLKHSRDFNLARETVLGSKLSPDTPAADIQQACDTGIQAAIQVANKIALGKNEFGIAGGSDTTSDAPLAVGDKLRQILLEANRAKDNKGRLAAIAKIRPAYLAPDQPRNAEPRTGLSMGDSQAITTKQWGITREAQDELTVASHRNLAASYEEGWQDDLVTPYLGVERDNNLRPDSSLEKLAKLKPVFGRGEGATMTAGNSTPLSDGASVVLLSSEEEAEKRGWTPLAYLTDYETAAVDYVSGAEGLLMAPVYAVSRMLQRTGLSLQDFDFYEIHEAFAGQVLTTLAAWEDADYCKTRLGLDQPLGSIDRSKLNVKGSSLAAAHPFAATGGRIVANLAKLLNEKGPGSRGLISICAAGGQGVVAIMEA; encoded by the coding sequence ATGGCCGAGAGCACCCCCGCCAAGAAGGCACCCGCCAAGAAGTCGCCTGCCAAGAAGGCCCCCGCGCAGAAGGCCGCCGTCAAGGCCGCCGAGGCCGCCGGCGCCGACACCGTGCGCAGGGTCGCCGTCATCGGTGGCAACCGGATCCCCTTTGCCCGGTCCAACACCGTCTACACCGCCGCGTCGAACCAGGACATGCTGACCGCGGCGCTCGACGGCCTGGTCGACCGGTTCGGTCTGGAGGGTGAGCGGGCGGGCGAGTTCGTCGCCGGCGCCGTGCTGAAGCACAGCCGCGACTTCAACCTCGCGCGCGAGACGGTCCTGGGCTCCAAGCTGTCGCCCGACACGCCGGCCGCTGACATCCAGCAGGCCTGCGACACCGGCATCCAGGCGGCCATCCAGGTCGCCAACAAGATCGCCCTGGGCAAGAACGAGTTCGGCATCGCCGGCGGCTCCGACACCACGTCCGACGCGCCGCTCGCGGTGGGCGACAAGCTGCGTCAGATCCTGCTCGAGGCCAACCGCGCCAAGGACAACAAGGGGCGCCTCGCGGCCATCGCGAAGATCCGTCCGGCCTACCTCGCGCCGGACCAGCCGCGCAACGCCGAGCCGCGCACCGGCCTGTCGATGGGCGACAGCCAGGCGATCACCACGAAGCAGTGGGGCATCACCCGCGAGGCCCAGGACGAGCTGACCGTCGCGAGCCACCGCAACCTCGCCGCGTCCTACGAGGAGGGCTGGCAGGACGACCTGGTCACCCCGTACCTGGGCGTCGAGCGCGACAACAACCTGCGTCCGGACTCCTCGCTGGAGAAGCTGGCGAAGCTCAAGCCGGTGTTCGGCCGCGGCGAGGGCGCGACCATGACGGCCGGCAACTCCACGCCGCTGTCCGACGGCGCGTCGGTGGTCCTGCTGTCCTCCGAGGAGGAGGCCGAGAAGCGCGGCTGGACGCCGCTGGCGTACCTGACCGACTACGAGACGGCGGCCGTCGACTACGTCAGCGGGGCCGAGGGCCTGCTGATGGCGCCGGTGTACGCCGTGTCCCGCATGCTCCAGCGCACGGGCCTGTCGCTGCAGGACTTCGACTTCTACGAGATCCACGAGGCGTTCGCCGGCCAGGTGCTGACGACCCTCGCGGCCTGGGAGGACGCCGACTACTGCAAGACCAGGCTCGGGCTCGACCAGCCGCTCGGGTCCATCGACCGCAGCAAGCTGAACGTCAAGGGGTCGTCGCTCGCCGCGGCGCATCCGTTCGCCGCCACCGGCGGCCGGATCGTGGCCAACCTGGCCAAGCTGCTGAACGAGAAGGGTCCGGGAAGCCGCGGCCTGATCTCGATCTGTGCCGCGGGCGGCCAGGGCGTCGTCGCGATCATGGAGGCGTGA
- a CDS encoding 3-oxoacyl-ACP reductase gives MSDRYQDLAHNPIGKFLVKNLGLPNPPYLERYTGGPLVRGTVLTGSATNGAVAKAVTAALKSAKIEATGVAAGSKTYKGLVFDASGIDSAAGLVALQEFFTPVLRQVAPNARVVVIGALPSEAASEGAAIAQRALEGFTRSLGKEIGGGSTVNLVLVAKGAEKALGSTLGFLLSPKSAYVSGQVVRVGTTGITSAPTVKELEKPLAGKVALVTGASRGLGEADMRVLARDGATVIGLDVPPLEADLKALATELGGGYIVGDITADDAPETIAAYVKEHHGGIDIIVHNAGITRDKRLRNMKSENWQLVVDISVGAPQRITDHLLDQGLLNDGGRVVGIASIAGIAGNNGQTNYASAKAGVIGWIESLSARVADRGITANVIAPGFMETEMVKTIPLGVREAGRRMNSMSQGGLPVDVAETIAWLASPGTGAVSGNVIGVNGQMLLGAS, from the coding sequence ATGAGCGATCGCTACCAGGATCTGGCCCACAACCCCATCGGCAAGTTCCTCGTCAAGAACCTGGGACTGCCCAACCCGCCCTACCTGGAGCGGTACACCGGCGGTCCGCTCGTCCGGGGCACGGTCCTCACCGGCAGCGCGACAAACGGTGCGGTCGCCAAGGCCGTCACCGCGGCACTGAAGTCCGCCAAGATCGAGGCGACGGGTGTCGCGGCGGGCAGCAAGACCTACAAGGGCCTGGTGTTCGACGCCTCGGGCATCGACTCGGCCGCCGGTCTGGTGGCGCTGCAGGAGTTCTTCACCCCGGTGCTGCGCCAGGTGGCCCCCAACGCGCGCGTCGTCGTCATCGGTGCCCTGCCGTCCGAGGCCGCGAGCGAGGGCGCAGCGATCGCCCAGCGGGCCCTCGAGGGCTTCACCCGCTCGCTCGGCAAGGAGATCGGCGGTGGCAGCACCGTCAACCTCGTGCTGGTCGCGAAGGGCGCCGAGAAGGCCCTCGGGTCCACGCTGGGCTTCCTGCTCTCCCCCAAGTCCGCGTACGTGTCCGGCCAGGTCGTCCGGGTCGGGACGACGGGGATCACCTCGGCGCCCACCGTCAAGGAGCTCGAGAAGCCGCTGGCCGGCAAGGTCGCCCTGGTCACGGGTGCCTCCCGCGGTCTCGGCGAGGCCGACATGCGGGTGCTCGCCCGCGACGGTGCCACCGTGATCGGTCTGGACGTCCCGCCGCTGGAGGCCGACCTCAAGGCGCTGGCGACCGAGCTCGGTGGCGGCTACATCGTGGGTGACATCACCGCCGACGACGCACCCGAGACGATCGCCGCGTACGTCAAGGAGCACCACGGCGGGATCGACATCATCGTGCACAACGCCGGCATCACCCGCGACAAGCGGCTGCGCAACATGAAGTCCGAGAACTGGCAGCTCGTGGTCGACATCTCGGTGGGCGCGCCGCAGCGGATCACCGACCACCTGCTGGACCAGGGGCTGCTCAACGACGGCGGCCGGGTCGTCGGCATCGCGTCGATCGCCGGCATCGCGGGCAACAACGGGCAGACCAACTACGCCTCCGCCAAGGCCGGCGTCATCGGCTGGATCGAGTCCCTGTCGGCCCGCGTCGCCGACCGCGGCATCACCGCCAACGTCATCGCGCCGGGCTTCATGGAGACCGAGATGGTCAAGACCATCCCGCTGGGCGTGCGCGAGGCCGGACGACGGATGAACTCGATGTCGCAGGGTGGCCTGCCCGTCGACGTGGCCGAGACCATCGCCTGGCTGGCGAGCCCCGGCACGGGCGCCGTCAGCGGCAACGTGATCGGTGTCAACGGGCAGATGCTGCTGGGTGCGTCGTGA
- a CDS encoding MaoC family dehydratase, with product MTARVYDRAPATLPLMLKAALPALPLVGGLPGVRHTGTTAPGGLLERRGVVTDREHLETYNEVCGFARGSTLPPTYPHMAAFGLHMALMTDTAFPFVPMGLVHLRNRITQHRPIGVDETFDVAVGAADLRPHPKGRLIDVVTTVAVEGEVVWDEVTTLFSRGKGSGRETTEAPLAGVEAPEGVVHWKLAGDLGRRYGAVSGDRNPIHLYPLTAKAFGFPSNIAHGMWTKAQALATLQNKLPDAFTVDVEFKKPILLPATVVFGSRTSRKVTTFGVRDSRKPATHLVGRVTPRK from the coding sequence GTGACCGCTCGCGTCTACGACCGGGCCCCCGCCACGCTGCCCCTCATGCTGAAGGCGGCCCTCCCGGCGCTGCCGCTGGTCGGTGGGCTGCCGGGTGTCCGGCACACCGGGACGACCGCACCCGGAGGCCTGCTGGAGCGGCGCGGTGTCGTGACCGACCGGGAGCACCTCGAGACGTACAACGAGGTGTGCGGGTTCGCGCGCGGCAGCACGCTGCCGCCGACCTACCCGCACATGGCCGCCTTCGGACTGCACATGGCGCTCATGACCGACACGGCCTTCCCGTTCGTGCCGATGGGGTTGGTCCACCTGCGCAACCGCATCACCCAACACCGCCCGATCGGCGTCGACGAGACCTTCGACGTGGCCGTGGGCGCTGCCGACCTGCGACCGCACCCCAAGGGCCGACTGATCGACGTCGTCACGACCGTGGCCGTCGAGGGCGAGGTCGTCTGGGACGAGGTGACGACGCTGTTCTCGCGCGGCAAGGGATCGGGCCGCGAGACCACCGAGGCACCTCTGGCGGGCGTCGAGGCGCCCGAGGGCGTCGTGCACTGGAAGCTCGCCGGCGACCTGGGCCGGCGCTACGGCGCCGTGTCCGGCGACCGCAACCCCATCCACCTCTACCCGCTCACCGCCAAGGCGTTCGGGTTCCCGTCGAACATCGCGCACGGCATGTGGACCAAGGCCCAGGCCCTGGCGACGCTGCAGAACAAGCTGCCCGACGCGTTCACCGTCGACGTGGAGTTCAAGAAGCCGATCCTGCTGCCGGCGACGGTGGTGTTCGGTTCGCGGACGAGCCGCAAGGTCACGACGTTCGGCGTGCGGGACAGCCGCAAGCCGGCCACGCACCTGGTCGGGCGCGTCACCCCTCGGAAGTGA